In one window of Ovis aries strain OAR_USU_Benz2616 breed Rambouillet chromosome 3, ARS-UI_Ramb_v3.0, whole genome shotgun sequence DNA:
- the PRIM1 gene encoding DNA primase small subunit isoform X2 translates to MEAFDPAELPELLKLYYRRLFPYGQYYRWLNYGGVVKNYFQHREFSFTLKDDIYIRYQSFNNQSDLEKEMQKMNPYKIDIGAVYSHRPNQHNTVKLGAFQAQEKELVFDIDMTDYDDVRRCCSSADICSKCWTLMTMAIHIIDRALKEDFGFKHRLWVYSGRRGVHCWVCDESVRKLSSAVRSGIVEYLSLVKGGQDVKKKVHLSEKIHPFVRKSINIIKKYFEQYALVDQDILENKESWDKILALVPETMRDELQQGFQRHSNSLQRWENLKNTINKYQKNNKNDKCGPWLEWEIMLQYCFPRLDINVSKGINHLLKSPFSVHPKTGRISVPIDLQKVDQFDPFTVPTISSICHELDVISTKEEKENGAESDIKHRTRDYKKTSLAPFVKIFEQFLENLDKSRKGELLKKSDLQKDF, encoded by the exons ATGGAGGCGTTTGATCCTGCCGAGCTGCCCGAGCTGCTTAAGCTTTATTACCGAAGGCTCTTTCCCTACGGCCAATACTATCGCTGGCTCAACTATGGCGGAG tggtaaagaattactTTCAGCATCGTGAATTTTCATTCACATTGAAAGATGATATTTACATTCGCTACCAATCCTTCAACAACCAAAGTGATCTGGAAAAGGAGATGCAGAAAATGAATCCATACAAGATTGATATTGGTGCAGTATATTCCCACAGA CCCAATCAACACAATACAGTGAAGCTGGGAGCTTTCCAGGCTCAGGAAAAAGAACTGGTGTTTGACATTGACATGACAGACTATGACGATGTGAGGAGATGTTGCAG TTCTGCAGACATATGTTCCAAGTGCTGGACCCTCATGACGATGGCCATACATATCATCGACCGAGCACTGAAAG AGGACTTTGGATTTAAACATCGTCTCTGGGTATATTCTGGAAGGAGAGGTGTTCATTGTTGGGTCTGTGATGAATCAGTTAGAAAACTGTCCTCTGCAGTACGTTCTGGGATAGTTGAATATTTGAGTCTGGTAAAG GGTGGTCAAGATGTTAAAAAGAAAGTTCACCTAAGTGAAAAAATTCACCCTTTTGTCAG AAAATCtataaacataattaaaaaatactttgaacaATATGCCTTAGTTGATCAAGATATTCTTGAGAATAAAGAAAGCTGGGATAAAATTTTAGCCCTTGTTCCTGAAA CAATGCGTGATGAACTTCAACAAGGCTTCCAAAGGCATAGCAATTCACTTCAGCGTTGGGAGAATTTGAAGAACACCATCAACAAATATCAG aaaaacaacaaaaacgaCAAATGTGGACCCTGGCTTGAGTGGGAGATCATGCTCCAGTATTGTTTTCCACGACTGGATATCAATGTTAGCAAAGGAATCAATCATTTACTGAAGAGCCCTTTTAGTGTTCATCCTAAAACag gTCGCATTTCTGTGCCTATTGACTTACAGAAAGTGGATCAGTTTGATCCATTTACTGTTCCAACCATAAG TTCCATTTGCCATGAGTTGGATGTTATTTctactaaagaagaaaaagagaatggaGCTGAATCTGATATTAAACACAGAACCAGAG ATTATAAGAAGACCAGTCTAGCtccttttgtaaaaatttttgagCAGTTTCTTGAAAACCTGGATAAATCCCGAAAAGGAGAACTTCTCAAGAAGAGTG ATTTACAAAAAGACTTCTGA
- the PRIM1 gene encoding DNA primase small subunit isoform X1 translates to MEAFDPAELPELLKLYYRRLFPYGQYYRWLNYGGVVKNYFQHREFSFTLKDDIYIRYQSFNNQSDLEKEMQKMNPYKIDIGAVYSHRPNQHNTVKLGAFQAQEKELVFDIDMTDYDDVRRCCSSADICSKCWTLMTMAIHIIDRALKEDFGFKHRLWVYSGRRGVHCWVCDESVRKLSSAVRSGIVEYLSLVKGGQDVKKKVHLSEKIHPFVRKSINIIKKYFEQYALVDQDILENKESWDKILALVPETMRDELQQGFQRHSNSLQRWENLKNTINKYQKNNKNDKCGPWLEWEIMLQYCFPRLDINVSKGINHLLKSPFSVHPKTGRISVPIDLQKVDQFDPFTVPTISSICHELDVISTKEEKENGAESDIKHRTRDYKKTSLAPFVKIFEQFLENLDKSRKGELLKKSGKILHLSLIAILILVWAV, encoded by the exons ATGGAGGCGTTTGATCCTGCCGAGCTGCCCGAGCTGCTTAAGCTTTATTACCGAAGGCTCTTTCCCTACGGCCAATACTATCGCTGGCTCAACTATGGCGGAG tggtaaagaattactTTCAGCATCGTGAATTTTCATTCACATTGAAAGATGATATTTACATTCGCTACCAATCCTTCAACAACCAAAGTGATCTGGAAAAGGAGATGCAGAAAATGAATCCATACAAGATTGATATTGGTGCAGTATATTCCCACAGA CCCAATCAACACAATACAGTGAAGCTGGGAGCTTTCCAGGCTCAGGAAAAAGAACTGGTGTTTGACATTGACATGACAGACTATGACGATGTGAGGAGATGTTGCAG TTCTGCAGACATATGTTCCAAGTGCTGGACCCTCATGACGATGGCCATACATATCATCGACCGAGCACTGAAAG AGGACTTTGGATTTAAACATCGTCTCTGGGTATATTCTGGAAGGAGAGGTGTTCATTGTTGGGTCTGTGATGAATCAGTTAGAAAACTGTCCTCTGCAGTACGTTCTGGGATAGTTGAATATTTGAGTCTGGTAAAG GGTGGTCAAGATGTTAAAAAGAAAGTTCACCTAAGTGAAAAAATTCACCCTTTTGTCAG AAAATCtataaacataattaaaaaatactttgaacaATATGCCTTAGTTGATCAAGATATTCTTGAGAATAAAGAAAGCTGGGATAAAATTTTAGCCCTTGTTCCTGAAA CAATGCGTGATGAACTTCAACAAGGCTTCCAAAGGCATAGCAATTCACTTCAGCGTTGGGAGAATTTGAAGAACACCATCAACAAATATCAG aaaaacaacaaaaacgaCAAATGTGGACCCTGGCTTGAGTGGGAGATCATGCTCCAGTATTGTTTTCCACGACTGGATATCAATGTTAGCAAAGGAATCAATCATTTACTGAAGAGCCCTTTTAGTGTTCATCCTAAAACag gTCGCATTTCTGTGCCTATTGACTTACAGAAAGTGGATCAGTTTGATCCATTTACTGTTCCAACCATAAG TTCCATTTGCCATGAGTTGGATGTTATTTctactaaagaagaaaaagagaatggaGCTGAATCTGATATTAAACACAGAACCAGAG ATTATAAGAAGACCAGTCTAGCtccttttgtaaaaatttttgagCAGTTTCTTGAAAACCTGGATAAATCCCGAAAAGGAGAACTTCTCAAGAAGAGTGGTAAGATTCTACACCTTTCCCTTATAGCTATTTTGATCTTAGTATGGGCAGTTTAA